The Lolium perenne isolate Kyuss_39 chromosome 6, Kyuss_2.0, whole genome shotgun sequence genome segment AGAGAGACATAGGCGGAGTTCCTAATAACCGTTATcaatattttttaaaatttacCAAGCATGCTCCTTTATCCTCTTTTGCCTACATTCCTGGTTTTTAGCCATCCGACTTGTTATTTAACAGGCTGGTAAAGGTGGAGAGTTAACCCATGATGAAACTACTATAATAGCTGGAGCTCTTGAACTCAGTGAAAAGAAAGCTAAAGATGCTATGACGCCGCTTTGTGAAACATTTGTGATTGATATAAATGGGAAGCTCGACAGGTATTGGATTTGTGTAGTCTGAACAAGAATTCCATTAAATATTTGCTACAGTTAGGTGTGTTTTTTAAACCATTTTTAGATGCATTTATGTCCTGTTGCACATAGTCCAATCATTTGTGTTCTCTTCTGCACAGGAAACTAATGCAAGAGGTCATTGAGAAGGGTCATAGCAGGGTGCCAGTTTATTATGAAAGGGAGACAAACATTATTGGATTGATATTGGTAAGGCTATCTTCTGCTTTTGAAAACTATGATACACATTTCTGTGTCTGTCATGGGTTTTTAATTTGGACATGAGTTTCTGCCCTGTTGCCTTGCTGCTAGAGTGATTTTTTCAGCATTGTAAGATTCAGAAAATTGACCAGGTAGTTTTTGCCCAAGTGAAATCCACGAGCGATTCTGTAGATAAAAGGCAGAAAAATGGTGTTTGGTGGACTCTGGGGCCCTTTGTCAatagtgttgtgaagtgtataggtGGATTGCACTagctctttccatcagttcggacttttggttgcattGACTAGTGCATGAAGGTTGACAAAGAGTAGTTTGATTTAATATTTGTACGACTGAGTGCAGAGTCAGAGTAGAATGGTTTCTTTTGTAGTAATGTACTAACTTGTATTTGAATTATGGTAGCATATTGTTTGCAAAATGGGGTGTCTGTGTATTTATGTGCTCAGATGAGCATAATTTGTGAAGATGCCACTAAAATTTGCATGTTGTCCCTGTTATCATGTAGCAATATTGCATCGCTTTATTAGTCTTACGCAGTAGTTCAACTTTTTGTTTGTATAGGGTAAGGACATGTAATTTTGTAGCGCCTGATACTTGTTTTCACCCTTTACAAGAAGTGATAGTTTTGTTGTAGTTATTTTGTCTATCTGATGAATAATTTTTGGCGGTATATTCTAGTTTCTTTGGTATCAAATGTATAACTGATAATCTTCCATATGTTTTGACAAAATATATGTGCAATTGTAGTGTACTCATATACCATTTGCTGCATATTTTCAGGTGAAGAATTTATTATCGATAAACCCTGATGATGAAATACCCATAAAGAGTGTAACTATCCGCAAAATTCCTCGGTATGGTATAAACCTACTCCCTCTGTTTACAAATATAAGACGTTTTAGACATTTCAAAGTGGACTAGATACACACCATAATGAGTGAATCTCCACCCTAAAAGTAGAGTAGATATATACCAAAATAGACGAATCTACAGAAagctaaaacatcttatattagtgAACTGAGGGAGTATAAGTTATTGCCTTTGCTCAACATTCTAGTAATCTATGTTGTTAAATACTGTACAATTTCCCCTATTCTGTGCTACTTTTAGTAGCTGTCAATAACCGGTCTGTAATTGAAACACACAAAGGGCTGTCATTGGATGATCTGTATAATTCAAAATACAATTTTCTGTTATACTTGGTTTATATATATATGCCCAATTATACTTACTTTCTCCCTGCCTTAAACAAGACTTTAAACTGGATTGGAGATTAACAGAGATGGTCTATACTAGAATTGCAGACTAGTTTTGTTTCATCCTTGTCACCTTACATGCATTTCTTATCTCTAAAATGTGGTGAAAATTATGAGGAGAATTCTAGATTAAATGCATGAAGTGGAATACACGAACACAATGACATGGAATTTTGTTCGTTCGAAATTCAGAAGTTGTGTACCGAGTATTTGTATGCTCAGCTTACACACCCCTACCTTCTTAAATGTCAGCGTTTCAGAAGACTTGCCCCTCTATGACATCCTAAATGAGTTCCAGAAGGGCCACAGCCACATGGCAGTTGTCATCAGGCAAAACATTCCAGACTACCCAGCTAAACAGCTCAACAATGGTGGTGAAACTCTTGGTGAGAGCCTCCGCAGTTTGCCGCACTCCTTCATTTTTATGTGTCACATGTATAATCTGCTATTTAGTTTAACTCAGTTTCTCACAGTTTTACTTTGTTTTGGTGCTGGAAACAGAGGTTGCCATTGCCATCGATGATAAACCTGGTGAAAAGTCTGTGAAAAACCTTACTCCTCTGAGGAGATGGAAGAGTTACCCCAACACCCTGAACTCTAATACAGGAAGCAGGAGGGGCAAATGGTCCAAGGATCAATCAGATGTTCTTCAAGTACACGAGGAGCCATTGCCCACGCTCAGCGAATATGAAGAAGCTGTGGGTATCATAACAATGGAGGATGTCATTGAAGAACTGCTACAGGTTAGTGGTTGCAAAGAGTTCAGATTTTTATCTTCTCAAAACGTACTAATGCATTGCATTTGTGAGCATGTGCTTGGATATGTACATTATAAGTGACATTCAAATCAATAAGTATTCCAAAAAAAACGTTTCATATAGTAAACTCGTAATGGTAGTTTTCCTTGTGCATGACGTAAGGTGGGCTGAGCTTGAGTGATCAGTAATTATTCAGCCTTGTCGATCATTGTGGCCTTAGATAAAGCTTTTAAGCGGCTAGCTGTTTGTTCTCCCTGAATCAAGCATATCTATAGATTTTTTTTCCAATATTATATTGACTGTTCTCCAATTTTGTGCTGTGCAGGAAGAgatatacgatgaaacagatgtACACGTTGAGGAGCAAGATCAATAACACATTGCTGGAGTTTCCACTCCCCATTTTGGACCTGAAAAGTCACGTGCCACGCCAGTTTTGTGCTGAGGGGGAGAACAATCTGTAATGAAACGTTGTAGTAGTAAATGTGTATAGACGATGATACTGAACATTAGTTCGTATGAACTGTTGATGTGAATGTTTAGTACGTTGGTAGGAAGAACATTGGATTGCGCTTGGCCCTGAAgctgcaggattgcaatgttcctgGAAACCGTACCGAGCATCCTGAATTCCTGATTCCCGAGACGTTGACGCGGCAGTGGTACATCCTGATTCCTGAGAAAACCCCATCCTGAACCTGTCGGAGGGAGCCGGGGTTGAGTCAAAAAAAAATGGCACAAATTGATGAGATATCATTTCCATTTTTTGTTAAAAAAAATAGTACCTTTTGATGCAAAAATGGCCTTTCCTTGATATCGAACATAATGCATAAGAGGATCCATAaaaaaaaccatatggttttactAGAAAAAACCAGGGTGCATTATCCAAAAATGTTCCATCTTCCTAGAAAAGTGGATTCGTTCCAAAAAAGTTGCAGAAGATACTAATGGTAAGCAAGAAGATTGTTTACGAAGAAACAACTAGAAAATTTCATATTTTGATACATAACAGTTATATAGGAATTGAAATAgtctttcatttttttaaaaagaAAAATAGATTTCATTGAAGTaataaaattattccaatttgaaAAATTATTGAGAAAGAATCACAATAAATGCAAAGATAGAACATCTTGAATACGGTATTGAAGGAGTTGAACCAAGATTTCAAAATGGATAGGATAGGGTATTTCTATATGTGATAATAATCCAAATGCAAAAAAAATTCTTCTAAAAAGGGAAATATTGAATGTGCCTTACTGGTGGGAAGttcttcttttctcttttaaCGTACTAGATGACCGGTTGCGCCCAGGCGCAACCTTTGGAAGCAAAAGCCAGAAAACATAACTATAAGTAGAAACATAATCTATAGAGCaattaaataaagcaaactagtaaTGCAGTTTCTTATAGAAATAATCTTATACAAAAGGGAGTCGAAAGGGTGCCAAAGATACACAATAGAACAGTCAAATCAGGTTTACCAAGGGTAGTAGGAAAATAGTAATACAACACATAACATAGAACTAAAATGCGGCGAATTTCATCAGTTGTATGCATGATCAGTTTACCAAAAGGAGTTGTGAAGTACTAACATGTAGATTGTAAGGTTGATGGCTTTACATGTGAATCTATGTGAACAATACATTTCATTTTGTTTGGAAATAATATTTTATGTGATTACTGATTAGATGGCGCAAGTACCAGACCTCAATATCTTAGGAGAGTAGAGGATCTCTCACACATGCATCCTGAAATTGAGACATGTCTTGTGCCATAAGAGACATGTTGTCTTCTTTAGTGATAGTCATGA includes the following:
- the LOC127309456 gene encoding DUF21 domain-containing protein At2g14520-like, translating into MEGVSSNNSTFAAKILPVVKNQHLLLCTLLICNAIAMEALPIFLDGLVTAWGAILISVTLILLFGEILPQSICSRYGLAIGASVAPFVRVLVWICFPVAFPIAKLLDYMLGHGKAALFRRAELKTLVTLHGNEAGKGGELTHDETTIIAGALELSEKKAKDAMTPLCETFVIDINGKLDRKLMQEVIEKGHSRVPVYYERETNIIGLILVKNLLSINPDDEIPIKSVTIRKIPRVSEDLPLYDILNEFQKGHSHMAVVIRQNIPDYPAKQLNNGGETLEVAIAIDDKPGEKSVKNLTPLRRWKSYPNTLNSNTGSRRGKWSKDQSDVLQVHEEPLPTLSEYEEAVGIITMEDVIEELLQEEIYDETDYVGRKNIGLRLALKLQDCNVPGNRTEHPEFLIPETLTRQWYILIPEKTPS